From Cellulomonas fimi ATCC 484, a single genomic window includes:
- a CDS encoding DUF4253 domain-containing protein encodes MAWWKTSRSSPSRSVRPGAPGAASGREITRTAVLGQAPPTFVLGTTSTGDVLAFRAAAQDLVAWWHRLRAEHPTTGLWPVLLGDGPGDLCAALPGAVRDDYDPAAELVRAHGMSLADLRALRAQRLAQYADLGGDDSFRDDEDDDALAMVEPDALARYEATFTAARTDGLVALVPAAHAWQVPVLLGWDGGLNYDLEPVDHAVVLRDWQERFGAQLVTLGNEQVLELWVDHPPTDPAQALAVAREQFEYCYDSVYQGVGSLTELARDQVGSQSWYFWWD; translated from the coding sequence GTGGCCTGGTGGAAGACGTCTCGCAGCAGCCCGTCCCGCTCGGTGCGCCCCGGTGCGCCCGGCGCCGCGTCCGGACGGGAGATCACCCGAACGGCCGTGCTCGGGCAGGCGCCGCCGACGTTCGTGCTGGGCACGACGAGCACGGGCGACGTCCTGGCGTTCCGGGCCGCCGCCCAGGACCTCGTGGCGTGGTGGCACCGGCTGCGCGCCGAGCACCCGACGACCGGCCTGTGGCCCGTGCTCCTCGGGGACGGGCCCGGTGACCTGTGCGCCGCCCTGCCGGGTGCCGTGCGCGACGACTACGACCCGGCGGCGGAGCTCGTCCGCGCGCACGGCATGTCGCTGGCGGACCTGCGTGCCCTGCGGGCGCAGCGGCTGGCGCAGTACGCGGACCTCGGCGGTGACGACTCGTTCCGTGACGACGAGGACGACGACGCGCTCGCGATGGTCGAGCCCGACGCGCTGGCCCGGTACGAGGCGACGTTCACCGCCGCCCGGACGGACGGCCTCGTCGCGCTCGTGCCCGCCGCCCACGCCTGGCAGGTGCCCGTCCTGCTCGGCTGGGACGGTGGGCTGAACTACGACCTGGAGCCCGTCGACCACGCGGTCGTCCTGCGCGACTGGCAGGAGCGGTTCGGTGCCCAGCTCGTGACGCTCGGCAACGAGCAGGTCCTCGAGCTGTGGGTCGACCACCCGCCGACCGACCCCGCCCAGGCCCTCGCCGTGGCCCGCGAGCAGTTCGAGTACTGCTACGACAGCGTCTACCAGGGCGTCGGCTCGCTCACCGAGCTGGCGCGCGACCAGGTCGGCTCGCAGTCCTGGTACTTCTGGTGGGACTGA
- a CDS encoding GOLPH3/VPS74 family protein, with the protein MLLAEATLLLLTDPTTGRSLDSGQRTGLALAGSVLVELVQDGLVEITGKGHPQLAPGRVVVTATARHPDPDLDDALRQIAAWRRHRRPQEVVPVLARGLRATIEQRLVDAGVLRPVPVRFLGITWTTRHPVVDPAGPSAVLRQRLREVVVGSRQPDARDATLVAVLHALGRVPGAVGDVGLSRSEVRRRAAAIAKGDVGGEAVRRALQAAESATAAITASAVIAASTSSSS; encoded by the coding sequence ATGCTGCTGGCCGAGGCGACACTGCTGCTGCTGACCGACCCGACGACCGGGCGGTCGCTCGACTCCGGGCAGCGCACCGGGCTCGCGCTCGCCGGTTCCGTCCTGGTCGAGCTCGTCCAGGACGGGCTCGTGGAGATCACCGGCAAGGGCCACCCGCAGCTCGCGCCGGGTCGCGTCGTCGTCACCGCCACGGCACGGCACCCCGACCCGGACCTGGACGACGCGCTGCGTCAGATCGCAGCCTGGCGCCGGCACCGCCGCCCGCAGGAGGTGGTCCCCGTCCTCGCGCGCGGGCTGCGCGCGACGATCGAGCAACGGCTCGTCGACGCGGGCGTGCTGCGCCCGGTACCCGTGCGGTTCCTCGGCATCACGTGGACGACGCGCCACCCCGTCGTCGACCCGGCCGGGCCGTCCGCCGTGCTGCGTCAGCGGCTGCGCGAGGTCGTCGTGGGCTCCCGGCAGCCCGACGCGCGCGACGCGACCCTCGTCGCCGTCCTGCACGCCCTCGGCCGGGTGCCCGGCGCCGTCGGCGACGTCGGCCTGTCCCGCTCGGAGGTGCGGCGGCGCGCCGCCGCGATCGCGAAGGGTGACGTCGGCGGGGAGGCCGTGCGCCGTGCCCTGCAGGCCGCGGAGAGCGCCACCGCGGCGATCACCGCGTCCGCCGTGATCGCCGCGTCGACGTCGTCCAGCTCCTGA
- a CDS encoding vWA domain-containing protein, translated as MALAGSLAACSSDGTSDGAVAPDGAYEDAFAPDQWRDVPTDPQEEYDDSPEQPFQDVTTSPLSTFASDVDTASYSNLRRQLRQGVEPEGVRIEELVNYFDYDYPAPEPDAEDPFTVTTQVADAPWAPGHQLAMIGVQATDVKPTTRGNNVVFLLDVSGSMDEPNKLPLLADSFALLVEQLDEDDTVSIVTYAGSDQVLADSVPGDRRGEIVDILRELRAGGSTGGARGLETAYELAAKNFVEGGNNRVILATDGDFNVGPSTPEQLTELIEEHARTGVYISVLGFGMGNLKDSTMEAIADHGNGNYAYIDTLDEARKVLVDEFDSTMFVVAQDLKVQVELNPATVSQYRLLGYDNRRLEDEEFADDTKDAGDVGAGHEVTAFYELVPAQGSGGDDGLDYQDVEPGSSGDFLTVHVRYKDPGATESTEVVFPAGADTYTTRPTSDFRFASAVVEFALAATGSQHAGDADPARARERAGAALGEDPYGLRAEFVTLVEEYLELTA; from the coding sequence GTGGCGCTCGCCGGGTCGCTCGCGGCCTGCTCGTCGGACGGGACGAGCGACGGTGCGGTCGCACCTGACGGTGCCTACGAGGACGCGTTCGCGCCGGACCAGTGGCGCGACGTCCCGACGGACCCGCAGGAGGAGTACGACGACTCGCCGGAGCAGCCGTTCCAGGACGTGACGACGAGCCCGCTGTCGACGTTCGCGTCGGACGTCGACACGGCGTCGTACAGCAACCTGCGCCGCCAGCTCCGCCAGGGCGTCGAGCCGGAGGGCGTCCGGATCGAGGAGCTCGTCAACTACTTCGACTACGACTACCCGGCGCCGGAACCGGACGCGGAGGACCCGTTCACGGTCACGACGCAGGTCGCGGACGCGCCGTGGGCGCCCGGCCACCAGCTCGCGATGATCGGCGTGCAGGCGACGGACGTGAAGCCCACGACGCGCGGCAACAACGTCGTCTTCCTGCTGGACGTGTCGGGATCGATGGACGAGCCGAACAAGCTGCCGCTGCTCGCCGACTCGTTCGCGCTCCTGGTCGAGCAGCTCGACGAGGACGACACGGTCTCGATCGTGACCTACGCGGGCAGCGACCAGGTGCTCGCGGACTCGGTGCCGGGCGACCGGCGCGGGGAGATCGTCGACATCCTGCGTGAGCTGCGGGCCGGTGGCTCGACGGGCGGCGCGCGCGGGCTGGAGACGGCGTACGAGCTCGCGGCGAAGAACTTCGTCGAGGGCGGCAACAACCGCGTCATCCTGGCGACGGACGGCGACTTCAACGTCGGCCCGTCGACGCCGGAGCAGCTCACCGAGCTCATCGAGGAGCACGCCCGGACCGGCGTCTACATCTCGGTGCTCGGCTTCGGGATGGGGAACCTCAAGGACAGCACGATGGAGGCGATCGCCGACCACGGGAACGGCAACTACGCGTACATCGACACGCTCGACGAGGCGCGCAAGGTCCTCGTGGACGAGTTCGACTCGACGATGTTCGTCGTGGCGCAGGACCTCAAGGTGCAGGTGGAGCTCAACCCCGCGACGGTGTCGCAGTACCGCCTGCTCGGCTACGACAACCGCCGGCTGGAGGACGAGGAGTTCGCCGACGACACGAAGGACGCGGGCGACGTGGGCGCCGGGCACGAGGTCACGGCGTTCTACGAGCTGGTCCCGGCGCAGGGGTCGGGCGGCGACGACGGCTTGGACTACCAGGACGTCGAGCCGGGCTCGTCGGGCGACTTCCTGACGGTGCACGTGCGCTACAAGGACCCGGGTGCGACCGAGAGCACCGAGGTCGTCTTCCCCGCGGGCGCCGACACGTACACGACCCGCCCGACGAGCGACTTCCGGTTCGCGTCCGCGGTGGTCGAGTTCGCGCTCGCGGCGACGGGATCGCAGCACGCGGGCGACGCCGACCCGGCGCGGGCCCGGGAGCGGGCGGGTGCCGCCCTCGGCGAGGACCCCTACGGCCTGCGGGCGGAGTTCGTCACCCTCGTCGAGGAGTACCTGGAGCTGACCGCCTGA
- a CDS encoding TetR/AcrR family transcriptional regulator C-terminal domain-containing protein has translation MPARTDRPTLTRERVLAAARDLADRHGIDALTMRRLAEDLGVEAMSLYHHLPNKDAILDGLVELGFDEIVAEVGDPGPLEAGAWQPALRARALGARRVLLRHRWLAGLLEQRSAISPSMVRYVDATVGVMLAGGFSHDLAHHALHALGSRMFGFTQELPLDDNGTADIDMELFAAAAPHLSAMLAQVVHDAPEQTLGWCDDQTEFEFGLDIVLDGLERRRRAQHGPTAAS, from the coding sequence ATGCCCGCACGCACGGATCGGCCGACGCTGACCCGCGAGCGCGTCCTCGCCGCGGCGCGCGACCTCGCCGACCGCCACGGGATCGACGCCCTCACCATGCGGCGCCTCGCCGAGGACCTCGGGGTCGAGGCGATGTCGCTCTACCACCACCTGCCGAACAAGGACGCCATCCTCGACGGCCTCGTGGAGCTCGGCTTCGACGAGATCGTCGCCGAGGTCGGCGACCCGGGTCCGCTCGAGGCAGGCGCGTGGCAGCCGGCTCTGCGGGCCCGCGCCCTGGGCGCGCGACGCGTGCTGCTCCGCCACCGCTGGCTCGCCGGGCTGCTCGAGCAGCGGTCCGCGATCTCGCCGTCGATGGTGCGCTACGTCGACGCCACCGTCGGCGTCATGCTCGCCGGCGGGTTCTCGCACGACCTCGCGCACCACGCGCTGCACGCGCTCGGGAGCCGCATGTTCGGCTTCACGCAGGAGCTCCCGCTCGACGACAACGGCACCGCCGACATCGACATGGAGCTGTTCGCGGCCGCCGCGCCGCACCTCAGCGCGATGCTCGCCCAGGTCGTGCACGACGCCCCCGAGCAGACGCTCGGCTGGTGCGACGACCAGACGGAGTTCGAGTTCGGCCTCGACATCGTGCTCGACGGCCTGGAACGCCGCCGCCGGGCCCAGCACGGCCCGACGGCGGCGTCGTGA
- a CDS encoding NAD(P)-dependent alcohol dehydrogenase yields the protein MDVQTLPKTMRAAEIDRFGAPEVVHLAVVDRPDPGPDEVLVRMRAASLTVADHRMRARDLPAGWGLVGPLMLGIRRPRTRRLGVDGAGVVVATGAGVTAWAPGDEVLVASGLAMGFHAEYVVVRADRGIARKPAGTTFEEAAALPFGAVTALVFLARAQVGPGTRVLVNGASGAVGTAVVQLAHAAGAHVTGVCSGRNADLVRSLGADRVVDYTTTDFAREGEVYDVVVDCVGNAPVSRVAPVVRRGGAVLAVVGTPASMVLAPLHGLRVRGTVAVRGATIPLAEQLRQVTAAVEAGTLRPVVDRVFDFDDVVEAHRYVDTGRKRGNVVLRLA from the coding sequence ATGGACGTCCAGACACTGCCGAAGACGATGCGTGCCGCGGAGATCGACCGGTTCGGTGCCCCGGAGGTCGTGCACCTCGCGGTGGTCGACCGGCCCGACCCCGGCCCGGACGAGGTGCTCGTCCGCATGCGTGCCGCGTCCCTCACCGTCGCGGACCACCGCATGCGTGCGCGCGACCTGCCCGCGGGATGGGGGCTCGTGGGCCCCCTCATGCTCGGGATCCGCCGGCCGCGTACGCGCCGCCTGGGCGTCGACGGTGCGGGGGTCGTCGTCGCGACCGGCGCCGGCGTCACCGCGTGGGCGCCCGGCGACGAGGTGCTCGTCGCGAGCGGCCTGGCGATGGGGTTCCACGCCGAGTACGTCGTCGTGCGAGCCGACCGCGGGATCGCCCGCAAGCCCGCGGGCACCACGTTCGAGGAGGCCGCCGCACTGCCCTTCGGTGCGGTGACGGCCCTCGTCTTCCTCGCGCGCGCCCAGGTCGGACCGGGCACGAGGGTGCTGGTCAACGGGGCGTCCGGTGCGGTCGGGACCGCGGTCGTCCAGCTCGCGCACGCCGCGGGCGCCCACGTGACGGGCGTGTGCAGCGGGCGCAACGCGGACCTCGTGCGCAGCCTCGGGGCCGACCGCGTCGTCGACTACACGACGACCGACTTCGCGCGCGAGGGCGAGGTGTACGACGTGGTCGTCGACTGCGTCGGCAACGCCCCGGTGTCGCGCGTCGCGCCCGTGGTCCGTCGCGGCGGGGCCGTCCTCGCGGTCGTCGGGACGCCGGCGAGCATGGTCCTCGCGCCGCTCCACGGCCTGCGCGTGCGGGGCACGGTCGCGGTGCGCGGTGCCACGATCCCCCTCGCCGAGCAGCTGCGGCAGGTGACCGCCGCCGTCGAGGCCGGCACGCTGCGGCCCGTCGTCGACCGCGTCTTCGACTTCGACGACGTCGTCGAGGCGCACCGGTACGTCGACACCGGGCGCAAGCGCGGCAACGTCGTGCTGCGCCTCGCCTGA
- a CDS encoding nitroreductase/quinone reductase family protein, whose protein sequence is MTGRARAAVVVGLGSAALVAVLRSRRRATSDRPAVEVTHPPRWVVRAADPVMRRLLSSPRTAGRMGDELLLVHVTGRRTGRTYDVPVGCRPGPDGRLVVVTHGRWRVNLRDLPDVEVTWRGLRRPARAELVEDPQAVAEVYRGRIDPLAPRASARRTGLRLAHDRVPATEEVVDAVRRAHVGVVRLDVGEPRTA, encoded by the coding sequence ATGACAGGTCGTGCCCGCGCAGCCGTCGTCGTCGGCCTCGGCTCGGCGGCCCTCGTCGCCGTGCTGCGCAGCCGCCGACGCGCGACGAGCGACCGCCCCGCGGTGGAGGTGACGCACCCGCCGCGGTGGGTCGTCCGGGCCGCCGACCCCGTGATGCGCCGGCTGCTGTCGTCGCCGCGCACCGCCGGCCGGATGGGTGACGAGCTGCTCCTCGTGCACGTCACCGGGCGCCGCACGGGCCGGACCTACGACGTGCCCGTGGGCTGCCGCCCCGGCCCTGACGGGCGTCTCGTCGTCGTCACGCACGGTCGCTGGCGGGTCAACCTGCGTGACCTGCCCGACGTCGAGGTCACCTGGCGCGGCCTGCGCCGCCCGGCTCGTGCCGAGCTGGTCGAGGACCCGCAGGCGGTCGCCGAGGTGTACCGCGGGCGCATCGACCCGCTCGCGCCGCGGGCGTCGGCGCGGCGCACCGGGCTGCGGCTCGCGCACGACAGGGTGCCGGCGACCGAGGAGGTCGTCGACGCGGTGCGTCGCGCGCACGTCGGGGTCGTCCGCCTCGACGTGGGGGAGCCCCGCACGGCCTGA
- a CDS encoding MarR family winged helix-turn-helix transcriptional regulator encodes MLCFDLYSASRAMTSVYRGLLDPLGLTYPQYLVLVVLWTRGDQTVRQVIDLLHLDYGTVSPLLKRLEARGLVERRRRADDERSVTVTLTDAGRDLRAQVAHVPAHIGAAFGLDDDELAVLGRMLDTVTRTATEHASAPPA; translated from the coding sequence ATGCTGTGCTTCGACCTCTACTCCGCGTCCCGCGCGATGACGTCGGTGTACCGCGGCCTGCTCGACCCGCTCGGCCTCACCTACCCGCAGTACCTCGTCCTCGTCGTGCTGTGGACACGCGGCGACCAGACGGTCCGGCAGGTCATCGACCTCCTGCACCTCGACTACGGGACGGTGTCACCCCTGCTCAAGCGGCTCGAGGCGCGCGGACTCGTCGAACGTCGTCGCCGCGCCGACGACGAGCGGTCGGTGACCGTCACGCTCACCGACGCCGGCCGCGACCTGCGCGCCCAGGTCGCTCACGTGCCCGCGCACATCGGGGCCGCGTTCGGGCTGGACGACGACGAGCTCGCCGTCCTCGGCCGCATGCTCGACACCGTGACCCGGACGGCGACGGAGCACGCGTCCGCACCGCCCGCCTGA
- a CDS encoding alpha/beta fold hydrolase, protein MPYITSTATDQHVELYYEDHGSGQPVVLIHGYPLDGHSWEKQTVALLDAGYRVITYDRRGFGRSTKATEGYDYDTFAADLDAVLTTLDLTDVVLVGFSMGTGEVGRYLGTRGSDRVAKAAFLASIEPFLLQTDETPDGLPQAAFDGIAAQARQDRFAWFDEFFRNFYNLDENLGTRISEAAVRGSWAVAAGSAPWAAWTVVPTWHTDFRDDIAKIDVPTLILHGTGDRILPVGATGRAFSKLLPEATYVEVEGAPHGLLWTHADEVTTALLDFLSA, encoded by the coding sequence ATGCCGTACATCACGAGCACCGCCACCGACCAGCACGTCGAGCTCTACTACGAGGACCACGGCAGCGGCCAGCCCGTCGTGCTCATCCACGGCTACCCGCTCGACGGGCACTCGTGGGAGAAGCAGACGGTCGCGCTGCTCGACGCGGGCTACCGCGTCATCACCTACGACCGCCGCGGGTTCGGCCGCTCCACGAAGGCCACCGAGGGCTACGACTACGACACCTTCGCCGCCGACCTCGACGCCGTCCTGACGACGCTCGACCTCACCGACGTCGTCCTCGTCGGCTTCTCGATGGGTACCGGCGAGGTCGGTCGCTACCTCGGGACCCGCGGCTCCGACCGCGTCGCCAAGGCCGCGTTCCTCGCGTCGATCGAGCCGTTCCTGCTCCAGACCGACGAGACGCCCGACGGCCTGCCGCAGGCCGCGTTCGACGGCATCGCCGCCCAGGCCCGCCAGGACCGCTTCGCGTGGTTCGACGAGTTCTTCCGCAACTTCTACAACCTCGACGAGAACCTCGGCACGCGCATCAGCGAGGCCGCCGTGCGCGGCTCGTGGGCCGTCGCCGCCGGCTCGGCGCCGTGGGCCGCGTGGACCGTCGTGCCGACGTGGCACACCGACTTCCGCGACGACATCGCGAAGATCGACGTCCCGACGCTGATCCTGCACGGCACCGGCGACCGCATCCTCCCGGTCGGGGCCACGGGTCGCGCCTTCAGCAAGCTGCTGCCCGAGGCGACGTACGTCGAGGTCGAGGGCGCGCCGCACGGCCTGCTGTGGACGCACGCCGACGAGGTCACGACGGCGCTGCTGGACTTCCTCTCCGCCTGA
- a CDS encoding NosD domain-containing protein, whose product MRSRSVVVTVLAGAAALLAAPAQAAGPGPTPVTECGQQVTGPAYLAQDLTCTEVGVTVLGGGTLDLRGRTISGPGAAQGGTGVALGGDGAAEVRNGRITGFYNGVYAYGPGTKTVRSVTAEDNSHGVAAFGDMFEENPADLRIVRSTLRGNIDGVSTAWLHRVEVSRSTIVDNNWGAQFAWAGVAVVSTTTVEGNSTGVVCSVTCTVTGSTFTGNEYEGVFQDAGELDLSSSVLSDNGTGYQGGMSVARLTGNTFTSNGVGVVGGFELDLRLERSTFRDNGTGFTTDGDGGPVDTLVRNTFVHNGDAIVSDAAELALGRNTANANSGWGIHTPNATDLGGNRAAGNGNDPQCVGVVCQGS is encoded by the coding sequence ATGCGCAGTCGATCCGTCGTCGTCACCGTCCTCGCAGGGGCCGCGGCCCTGCTCGCCGCTCCCGCCCAGGCGGCCGGACCCGGCCCGACGCCGGTGACGGAGTGCGGGCAGCAGGTCACAGGACCGGCGTACCTCGCGCAGGACCTCACCTGTACCGAGGTCGGCGTGACCGTGCTCGGCGGAGGCACGCTCGACCTGCGGGGTCGGACCATCAGCGGCCCGGGGGCGGCCCAGGGCGGCACCGGCGTGGCGCTCGGCGGGGACGGGGCCGCGGAGGTGCGCAACGGCCGCATCACCGGCTTCTACAACGGGGTGTACGCCTACGGGCCGGGCACGAAGACGGTGCGCTCGGTCACGGCCGAGGACAACTCGCACGGCGTCGCCGCCTTCGGCGACATGTTCGAGGAGAACCCGGCCGACCTGCGCATCGTGCGCTCGACCCTGCGGGGCAACATCGACGGCGTCTCGACCGCGTGGCTGCACCGGGTCGAGGTCTCGCGCAGCACGATCGTCGACAACAACTGGGGCGCGCAGTTCGCGTGGGCCGGCGTCGCGGTCGTCTCGACCACCACCGTCGAGGGCAACTCCACGGGCGTCGTGTGCAGCGTGACCTGCACCGTCACCGGCAGCACGTTCACGGGCAACGAGTACGAGGGTGTCTTCCAGGACGCCGGCGAGCTCGACCTCAGCAGCAGCGTGCTCTCCGACAACGGCACGGGGTACCAGGGCGGCATGTCCGTCGCGCGGCTGACCGGCAACACGTTCACGTCGAACGGCGTAGGAGTCGTCGGCGGCTTCGAGCTGGACCTGCGCCTGGAGCGCAGCACGTTCCGCGACAACGGCACGGGCTTCACGACCGACGGCGACGGCGGCCCCGTCGACACGCTCGTGCGCAACACGTTCGTGCACAACGGCGACGCGATCGTCTCCGACGCCGCCGAGCTGGCACTCGGCCGCAACACCGCGAACGCGAACAGCGGCTGGGGTATCCACACCCCGAACGCGACGGACCTCGGTGGCAACCGCGCGGCCGGCAACGGCAACGACCCGCAGTGCGTCGGCGTCGTGTGCCAGGGCTCCTGA